A single Brachybacterium sillae DNA region contains:
- a CDS encoding ATP-dependent nuclease, with the protein MRAVEVQIHNFRSIHDARIRLEPLSLIAGANNAGKSNMIDAIRLFYGDLKWDDARDKPKVASGDPEAWVEVEFKPTEDELAQLKDDYKSADGTFRVRNYVSPSTGADGKARSGYYAYENGNLSNNLFYGAKNVGSGKVGHIVYIPAVSKIDENTKLTGLSALRELVAEVLNKVVADSPAYKHLTEAFGTFEGSIKTQASADGRSLESLEEEITDEISSWEASFSLAVQSIQPEEILKTLIKPQLIDETHGGEIDQSGFGAGFQRHLIYTLIKLAAKHANPPKASSSEKKEFTPQLTWILFEEPEAFLHPSQEEVLHDSLLKLVQDGKTQVLLTTHSSRFVSQSMDDLTRLIRLRRDAGVTTSYQLSQSQLDQLFADALVADDSIVPHGNSAVGVNKAAMMASLKTELWMQSTRTTAFFSQRVILVEGPSETALYRYLTTRGHMEPPVRGLAVIDCMGKFNIHRFVAILSAFGIDHSVLYDGDNGSAHDTEVTEAISEAKTTFTKRITRFAQDLETELGIVPLPRKQPESSRKPQYVLYNLESGLVEQAKIDALKQEFVNLATAS; encoded by the coding sequence ATGCGTGCAGTTGAAGTCCAGATCCACAACTTCCGCAGTATCCACGATGCGAGGATTCGGCTCGAGCCGCTCTCACTGATCGCCGGTGCCAACAATGCGGGCAAGAGCAACATGATTGATGCGATCCGCTTGTTCTATGGCGACCTGAAGTGGGATGACGCTCGCGACAAACCGAAGGTTGCCTCGGGCGACCCCGAGGCATGGGTTGAGGTGGAGTTCAAGCCGACCGAAGATGAACTGGCGCAACTGAAGGATGACTACAAGAGTGCCGACGGCACATTCCGGGTTCGCAACTACGTCAGTCCGTCAACGGGCGCCGACGGAAAAGCCCGCTCGGGCTACTACGCCTACGAAAACGGCAACCTCTCTAACAACCTCTTCTACGGCGCGAAGAACGTCGGCTCCGGCAAAGTTGGTCACATCGTTTACATCCCTGCGGTGAGCAAGATCGATGAGAACACCAAGCTGACCGGCCTGTCAGCGCTGCGTGAGCTTGTAGCCGAAGTGCTCAACAAGGTTGTGGCCGACAGCCCCGCATACAAGCACCTGACGGAAGCATTCGGCACCTTCGAGGGCTCAATTAAGACGCAGGCAAGCGCTGATGGTCGGTCTCTCGAGTCGCTCGAGGAGGAAATAACTGATGAGATATCGAGCTGGGAAGCCTCGTTCTCGTTGGCAGTTCAGAGTATTCAGCCTGAAGAAATCCTGAAGACCCTGATCAAGCCCCAGCTCATTGATGAGACGCACGGCGGAGAAATTGATCAGTCGGGATTCGGCGCGGGGTTCCAGCGGCATCTGATCTACACGCTCATCAAGCTAGCCGCGAAGCACGCAAACCCGCCGAAGGCGTCGTCCAGCGAGAAGAAGGAGTTCACGCCGCAGCTCACCTGGATTCTCTTTGAGGAACCGGAAGCCTTTCTGCACCCGTCGCAGGAAGAAGTACTGCACGACAGCCTGCTGAAGCTCGTACAGGACGGCAAAACGCAGGTGTTGCTAACGACGCATAGTTCACGGTTCGTGAGCCAATCGATGGACGACTTGACGAGGCTGATCCGTCTCCGTCGAGATGCAGGTGTGACCACCTCGTATCAGCTATCCCAGTCACAACTTGATCAGCTCTTTGCCGACGCACTCGTCGCTGACGATAGCATCGTGCCGCACGGCAATAGTGCAGTCGGTGTCAACAAGGCGGCGATGATGGCGTCGTTGAAGACCGAACTTTGGATGCAGTCGACTCGGACCACCGCATTCTTCAGTCAGCGGGTCATCCTTGTCGAGGGGCCGAGCGAGACTGCGCTCTACAGGTATCTCACGACGCGCGGGCACATGGAGCCGCCGGTTCGCGGTCTCGCTGTCATCGACTGCATGGGCAAGTTCAATATCCACCGCTTTGTCGCGATTTTGAGTGCCTTCGGCATTGATCACTCGGTGCTCTACGACGGTGACAATGGCAGCGCTCACGACACCGAGGTTACGGAGGCCATCAGCGAGGCAAAGACTACGTTTACGAAGCGGATCACTCGGTTCGCACAAGACCTCGAAACTGAACTTGGCATCGTTCCGCTCCCCAGGAAACAGCCCGAGTCGAGTCGGAAGCCGCAGTATGTGCTCTACAACCTCGAGTCCGGGCTAGTTGAACAAGCAAAGATTGATGCCCTCAAGCAGGAGTTTGTGAACCTCGCGACTGCGTCGTAG
- a CDS encoding site-specific DNA-methyltransferase — MTDEIYETPSTTPNFRTELAAQLADLIPEAIADGKVDVEKLKELLDGDVADSTERFGLFWPGKKRALRAAQEPTTATLKPDFENSKDWDTTKNVFIEGDNLEVLKILQKHYHAKIKMIYIDPPYNTGKDFVYPDNYKEGLDTYLEWTRQVNEEGKKVTTNAETEGRYHSNWLNMMYPRLKLARNLLTQDGIMFISIDENELAHLVRLCEEIFGSDNVLGAFPVIMNLKGNQDAFGFAETHEFVIACARNKAACVLNKFPVDEEKVLAEWQEDDHGLFKEADNLRATGVNAPRSKRPKLWYPIFIDPETGDFYVTEDDEPKDPAHDTLWPLNPAGDELSWYWSKAKLNAEKHNLILKHTSNGWQFYKKQRPDLGDLPSSKPKSIFFKPAYSTSTATKQLKELLGGRYFDGPKPVPFLADLVQIGTTSKDSIVLDFFAGSGTSAHAVMEQNARDGGSRRFIQVQLPEPTPVGSEARGAGFDSIAAISRRRIELAGEKVAKDFALYIKARDEALDTGFRAFRLADTNFSKWRLSSDVEEDALQQHLLSLRDSATDDASADELLTEILLKQGYSLSEDISPAEVGGLDVRLVRDRDGDVAVLAYLNEHVKPTLEQLRALVDESPTRIIVLEDAFQGDDELKTNLAQLCKSKGIELWTA, encoded by the coding sequence ATGACTGACGAGATCTACGAAACACCATCCACTACTCCGAACTTCCGGACCGAGCTGGCGGCGCAGCTTGCCGATCTGATTCCCGAGGCTATCGCCGACGGCAAGGTGGATGTCGAGAAACTCAAGGAACTGCTCGACGGCGACGTAGCCGATAGCACCGAGCGTTTCGGACTGTTCTGGCCCGGCAAGAAGCGCGCCCTGCGAGCAGCGCAGGAGCCGACCACGGCGACGCTGAAGCCGGACTTCGAGAACTCGAAGGACTGGGACACGACGAAGAACGTCTTCATCGAGGGTGACAACCTCGAAGTGCTCAAGATTCTGCAGAAGCACTACCACGCGAAGATCAAGATGATCTACATCGACCCTCCGTACAACACCGGCAAGGACTTCGTCTACCCGGACAACTACAAGGAAGGTCTCGACACCTACCTCGAGTGGACACGTCAGGTCAACGAGGAGGGCAAGAAGGTCACGACGAACGCCGAGACCGAGGGCCGCTACCACTCCAACTGGCTCAACATGATGTACCCGCGCCTGAAGCTCGCGCGGAACCTACTGACACAGGACGGTATCATGTTCATCTCGATCGACGAGAACGAACTCGCCCACCTCGTCCGTCTCTGCGAGGAGATCTTCGGGTCCGACAATGTCCTCGGCGCCTTCCCCGTGATCATGAATCTCAAGGGCAATCAGGATGCCTTCGGCTTCGCTGAAACCCATGAGTTCGTCATCGCATGCGCTCGCAACAAGGCGGCCTGTGTGCTGAACAAGTTCCCCGTCGACGAGGAGAAGGTCCTCGCTGAGTGGCAAGAGGACGATCACGGCCTGTTCAAGGAAGCAGACAACCTTCGCGCCACTGGCGTCAACGCTCCGCGAAGCAAGCGGCCGAAGCTCTGGTACCCGATTTTCATCGATCCGGAGACCGGTGACTTCTACGTCACTGAAGACGATGAGCCGAAGGACCCGGCACACGACACTTTGTGGCCACTTAACCCGGCGGGCGATGAACTCAGCTGGTACTGGAGCAAGGCCAAGCTGAATGCTGAGAAGCACAACCTGATCCTGAAGCACACAAGTAACGGCTGGCAGTTCTATAAGAAGCAGCGCCCTGATCTTGGCGATCTCCCCAGCAGCAAGCCGAAGTCCATCTTCTTCAAGCCTGCTTACAGCACGAGCACTGCGACTAAGCAACTCAAGGAGCTTCTCGGCGGCCGCTACTTCGATGGCCCCAAGCCGGTTCCTTTCCTGGCTGACCTCGTTCAGATCGGGACGACCTCTAAGGACTCGATCGTTCTTGACTTCTTTGCGGGCTCGGGGACAAGCGCACACGCAGTGATGGAGCAAAACGCTCGCGACGGTGGTTCTCGCCGTTTCATTCAGGTACAGCTGCCCGAGCCCACGCCCGTTGGGTCGGAGGCGCGCGGTGCGGGCTTCGACTCCATCGCAGCAATCTCCAGGCGACGAATCGAACTGGCGGGAGAGAAGGTCGCGAAGGACTTCGCGCTGTACATCAAGGCGCGCGATGAGGCACTCGATACTGGATTCCGCGCGTTTCGTCTGGCCGATACGAACTTCTCGAAGTGGAGGCTCTCGAGCGATGTCGAGGAAGACGCGCTTCAGCAGCACCTGCTCAGTCTTCGTGACAGTGCGACTGACGATGCGTCGGCCGATGAGCTGCTCACTGAGATCCTGCTCAAGCAGGGCTACTCGCTGTCCGAGGACATCTCGCCTGCTGAGGTCGGTGGCCTAGACGTCCGGCTTGTGCGTGACCGTGACGGAGATGTCGCCGTGCTGGCGTACCTGAACGAGCACGTGAAGCCGACGCTCGAGCAGCTCCGTGCGCTTGTTGATGAGTCTCCGACGCGGATCATCGTGCTCGAGGACGCATTCCAGGGCGATGACGAACTCAAGACCAACCTGGCCCAGCTCTGCAAGAGCAAGGGCATTGAGCTCTGGACGGCGTGA
- a CDS encoding DEAD/DEAH box helicase family protein, whose translation MSSGFKFDASQPYQLDAIASVVDLFDGQPKDAEKLVTTLRGAAVLPDSDQAALDIDLTQEVGAVGNSLVLDRDLILANLQRVQDRNGLEVAPSLAGDALDFDIEMETGTGKTYVYLRTIFDLAVRYNFTKFVILVPSVAIREGVSTSIRLMREHFENLYKPHGITFDASIYSGKSAEEVQSFATSTNVQILIMTIDSIRGNANTRIIHQTRDKLNGLRPIDYLKATHPVVIMDEPQNMESQLSQSAVGELDPVFTLRYSATHKKQRNVVYRLDPVDAHDLGLVKQIVVAEVAQQGADATPYIKLVEVRREPSWSARLELSCRKADGSLERRVVSVRQHQELSDARLTNNPIYEGWRINEMSIEPAYVDLTTHGFLYEGESIGASAGAIYKEMIRETVREHLRKESKLRAKGIKVLSLFFVDKVASYLGDGTNNDDANGDFVQWFDEVFVEERAKSARYQELLPQAPSELRRAYFSQIKRGKTTTFQDSSGTTKADDDAYELIMQDKQRLLDENEPVRFIFSHSALREGWDNPNVFQICTLREMGKEVERRQTLGRGLRLPVAKTADGYTRVADRGVATLTVVANESYTKFADALQREYKDAGVEIGRVRRAEFSKIPLQDENGTLTDDQFGYQRSVLVWEHLKDKGFIDKDGVVTPKFQPNQLGFDLGLPVDFVWAEPIIIELVERANIGKYVKPVSKRQPRVLNKQLYSTPEFEEFWETISQKTTYRVKVERKQLIENAIQAIREAPKIDALRIQVTRAGVKVLRGGAKGEELGTRSADLKGSYDLPDIITELQEATSLTRKTIVDILIGSGRLGEFISNPNDFITMVKRVLKAELGALLVDGVQYERIAGSVYELRELQKDGEEEKERFLDQMYKVQHTQKTDFDYVVFDSDVERQFAELLDSREDIKLFMKLPAKFKIDTPVGPYNPDWAIIKQEDGEDRIYMIRETKSTLDDSKLRPTELAKIKSAKRHFEAIGIDDYARAVPEKWNL comes from the coding sequence ATGAGCAGCGGGTTCAAGTTCGACGCCAGTCAGCCGTATCAGCTGGATGCAATCGCGTCCGTGGTCGACCTGTTCGACGGGCAGCCGAAGGACGCAGAGAAGCTGGTCACCACCCTGCGTGGTGCAGCGGTACTGCCCGACTCGGATCAGGCCGCACTCGATATCGATCTCACGCAGGAGGTCGGTGCGGTCGGTAACAGCCTCGTGCTCGACCGCGACCTGATCCTCGCGAACCTGCAACGTGTGCAGGATCGCAACGGCCTCGAGGTCGCGCCGTCGCTCGCGGGCGACGCGCTCGACTTCGATATCGAGATGGAGACCGGTACGGGTAAGACCTACGTCTACCTGCGCACGATCTTTGATCTGGCCGTCCGGTACAACTTCACGAAGTTCGTGATCCTCGTGCCCAGCGTGGCGATCCGCGAGGGCGTCAGCACGAGCATCCGGCTCATGCGCGAGCACTTCGAGAACCTCTACAAGCCGCACGGCATCACCTTCGATGCCTCCATCTATAGCGGCAAGAGCGCCGAGGAGGTGCAGTCATTCGCGACGTCCACGAACGTGCAGATCCTGATCATGACGATCGACTCGATCCGTGGCAACGCGAACACGCGCATCATCCACCAGACGCGCGACAAGCTGAACGGCCTGCGCCCGATCGACTACCTGAAGGCGACCCACCCGGTCGTGATCATGGACGAGCCGCAGAACATGGAGTCACAGCTCTCACAGTCGGCGGTCGGCGAACTCGATCCCGTCTTCACACTGCGCTACAGCGCGACGCACAAGAAGCAGCGCAACGTCGTCTACCGCCTCGATCCCGTCGACGCCCACGATCTCGGGCTGGTGAAGCAGATCGTTGTGGCAGAGGTCGCCCAGCAGGGTGCCGATGCGACGCCGTATATCAAGCTGGTTGAGGTGCGGCGTGAGCCGTCGTGGTCGGCCCGGCTGGAGCTGTCCTGCCGCAAGGCCGATGGCTCGCTTGAGCGCCGGGTCGTGAGCGTGAGGCAGCACCAGGAGCTGTCGGATGCACGCCTGACGAACAACCCGATCTACGAGGGCTGGCGCATCAACGAGATGAGCATCGAGCCTGCCTACGTCGACCTCACCACCCACGGCTTCCTCTACGAGGGCGAGAGCATCGGCGCCTCGGCCGGCGCGATCTACAAGGAGATGATCCGCGAGACCGTCCGTGAGCACCTGCGCAAGGAATCGAAGCTGCGAGCCAAGGGCATCAAGGTGCTCAGCCTCTTCTTCGTCGACAAGGTCGCCAGCTACCTGGGCGACGGCACGAACAACGACGATGCCAACGGCGACTTCGTGCAGTGGTTCGACGAGGTCTTCGTCGAGGAACGCGCGAAGTCCGCGCGCTACCAGGAGCTGCTGCCGCAGGCGCCGAGCGAACTGCGCCGGGCCTACTTCTCCCAGATCAAACGCGGCAAGACGACCACCTTCCAGGACTCGTCCGGCACCACTAAGGCCGATGACGACGCCTATGAACTGATCATGCAAGACAAGCAGCGGCTGCTCGACGAGAACGAGCCCGTGCGGTTCATCTTCAGCCACTCTGCCCTGCGCGAGGGCTGGGACAACCCGAACGTCTTCCAGATCTGCACCCTGCGTGAAATGGGCAAAGAAGTTGAACGCCGCCAGACGCTCGGACGTGGCCTGCGCCTCCCCGTCGCCAAGACCGCTGACGGCTACACCCGTGTTGCTGACCGTGGTGTTGCGACGCTGACGGTCGTGGCGAACGAGTCGTACACGAAGTTCGCAGACGCGCTCCAGCGCGAGTACAAGGACGCCGGTGTCGAGATCGGGCGGGTGCGCCGGGCCGAGTTCTCGAAGATCCCGCTGCAGGACGAGAACGGTACGCTCACCGACGACCAGTTCGGCTACCAGCGCTCCGTCCTCGTCTGGGAGCACCTCAAAGACAAGGGCTTCATCGACAAGGACGGCGTTGTCACTCCGAAGTTCCAGCCGAACCAACTCGGCTTCGACCTCGGCCTGCCCGTCGACTTCGTCTGGGCTGAGCCGATCATCATCGAGCTGGTCGAGCGCGCGAACATCGGCAAGTACGTCAAGCCGGTCAGCAAGCGTCAGCCACGCGTGCTCAACAAGCAGCTCTACTCGACACCGGAGTTCGAGGAGTTCTGGGAGACGATCAGCCAGAAGACCACCTACCGCGTCAAGGTCGAGCGTAAGCAGCTGATTGAGAACGCCATCCAGGCGATCCGTGAAGCGCCGAAGATCGACGCGCTGCGCATCCAGGTCACCCGCGCCGGAGTCAAGGTGTTGCGAGGCGGTGCCAAGGGCGAAGAACTCGGCACCCGCTCGGCCGATCTCAAGGGCAGCTACGACCTGCCAGACATCATCACGGAGCTTCAGGAAGCCACCTCCCTCACCCGCAAGACCATCGTCGACATCCTGATCGGCAGCGGCCGGCTGGGCGAGTTCATCAGCAACCCGAACGACTTCATCACGATGGTCAAGCGCGTGCTCAAAGCGGAACTCGGCGCGCTCCTTGTCGATGGCGTCCAGTACGAGCGGATCGCGGGCTCGGTATACGAGCTGCGCGAGCTGCAGAAGGACGGTGAGGAGGAGAAGGAGCGCTTCCTCGACCAGATGTACAAGGTGCAGCACACTCAGAAGACCGACTTCGACTACGTCGTCTTTGACTCGGACGTGGAGCGCCAGTTCGCGGAGCTGCTCGATTCCCGCGAGGACATCAAGCTGTTCATGAAGCTGCCCGCCAAGTTCAAGATCGACACCCCGGTCGGCCCGTACAACCCCGACTGGGCGATCATCAAGCAGGAGGACGGCGAGGACCGGATCTACATGATCCGAGAGACGAAGAGCACGCTCGACGACTCGAAGCTCCGCCCGACAGAGCTCGCCAAGATCAAGTCCGCCAAGCGCCACTTCGAAGCCATCGGCATCGACGACTACGCGCGGGCAGTACCGGAGAAATGGAACCTCTAA